One Paralichthys olivaceus isolate ysfri-2021 chromosome 8, ASM2471397v2, whole genome shotgun sequence genomic region harbors:
- the cbx8b gene encoding chromobox protein homolog 8b yields the protein MELSAVGERVFAAESIIKRRIRKGRIEYLVKWKGWSPKYSTWEPEENILDSRLFVAFEQRERERELYGPKKRGPKPKTFLLKAQAKDKARSYEFRSEAVRGMHITYPAPEPIVTPRAREGLRAVVPTIFPPSTVNRGESIRVRPPELSIREHQQPSLQQSSAQGLIHAPKKRGPKPKPRFKDSGCSPAASEPHKRSAEEQVSHGPHKLAKYHGAEEMRLFKVSHRYPENHGHSHKHHHRHHHHHHHHHQHNKELSGGSSYKQLYSDRSLHPHRMDTDTHRTKEGPSYLAPAQFKHQSKMSQSLSRPAELPFMEKPYFLDRPSPTRLDDDLDEVSWRPSLGSVEKVLVTDVTTNFLTVTIKESSTSKGFFKDKR from the exons ATGGAGCTGTCCGCCGTCGGGGAGAGGGTGTTCGCAGCCGAGTCCATTATCAAGCGCAGGATAAGGAAG GGTCGCATTGAGTACCTAGTGAAATGGAAGGGCTGGTCTCCCAA ATACAGCACCTGGGAACCAGAGGAGAATATTCTGGATTCCCGGCTGTTCGTCGCTTTCGAGCAGAG GGAGCGTGAGAGGGAGCTGTACGGCCCCAAGAAGAGAGGACCAAAACCCAAGACCTTTCTGCTCAAG GCTCAGGCAAAAGATAAAGCCAGGTCCTATGAGTTCAGGAGTGAAGCAGTGCGAGGGATGCACATCACCTATCCAGCTCCAGAACCCATAGTCACCCCCAGAGCGAGAGAGGGCCTGAGAGCTGTCGTTCCCACCATCTTCCCACCCAGCACTGTCAACCGTGGAGAAAGTATACGCGTTCGCCCGCCAGAACTTAGCATCCGTGAGCACCAGCAGCCGTCCCTTCAACAATCAAGTGCTCAAGGACTCATCCACGCACCCAAAAAAAGAGGCCCGAAGCCTAAGCCCCGCTTTAAGGACAGTGGCTGCAGCCCTGCGGCCTCCGAGCCCCACAAGAGGAGTGCAGAAGAGCAGGTGAGCCACGGCCCTCACAAACTGGCTAAGTACCACGGGGCAGAAGAGATGAGGCTGTTCAAAGTGTCACACAGATATCCAGAGAATCACGGTCACAGCCATAAACACCACCACCgacaccaccatcatcatcatcatcaccaccaacaCAACAAGGAACTCTCTGGTGGAAGCTCTTACAAACAGCTCTACTCAGACCGTAGCCTGCATCCTCACAggatggacacagacacacacagaacaaaggAGGGACCCAGCTACCTGGCACCTGCACAATTCAAGCACCAGTCCAAGATGAGCCAGAGCCTGAGTCGTCCTGCTGAGCTTCCATTCATGGAAAAGCCTTACTTCTTGGACAGGCCTTCGCCGACCCGGCTCGATGACGACCTGGACGAAGTGTCATGGAGGCCCTCCCTCGGCAGCGTGGAAAAGGTCCTGGTGACAGACGTGACCACCAACTTCTTAACTGTCACAATCAAGGAGAGCAGCACATCTAAAGGCTTCTTCAAAGACAAAAGATGA
- the LOC109627209 gene encoding E3 SUMO-protein ligase CBX4, with the protein MKCFVAAASTRLQSECLRGGTQGKTSRSGGSRVPQQRSRGRGRGLEERRRCHIFRHRRKKIRITEEPLLFSWIGKMELPAAGEHVFAVESIEKKRSRKGRVEYLVKWRGWSPKYNTWEPEENILDPRLLDAFQDRERQEQLMGYRKRGPKPKHLLVQVPSFARRSSILADLQEASLDEDSCEKSNPIQMLRPQGQQYQLNSKKHHPYQPLCREREAEQQTNGKKFFYQLNSKKHHHYQPDLKVHEPMFVKPRDVRSPELSNKGYNVPPVLQQKWVRDKDSGCLTKVKDITMELKKLPADLNGHKEPEKVKPKEDTSPQSNGVSSSKLKIVKNKNKNGRIVIVMSKYMENGMKAPKIKNGETAEKPGQGTDSTENNIEKMKLVKNLGLMNGFVKTPKDKPAIPSSGFNVNRPKEKEQSPKVEPTATEQDKHVEVRGQGQLPADQLLQLTTKPNLLSLPLDRGVPSALDKRGTQGGFQALKRHLSDTDCEEHGSTKRFLTSSSISVPNMVSSPAQSISNDQNGHGGHIGLQVCGYADQDEPIDLSIDKSRPKAAASTASQPAKHTQAETLAHAQDKTHTQAETHTITDSQTETQPQTETQSAAEKVRVDSLSVSNNDKRKEETFPSFQPFLGNIVITDITTNCLTVTFKEYITV; encoded by the exons ATGaagtgttttgttgctgcagcttCAACTCGGCTGCAGAGCGAGTGTCTCCGAGGGGGAACGCAGGGAAAAACCAGCAGGAGCGGGGGCTCTCGTGTtccacagcagaggagcagaggaagaggacgcggcctggaagagaggagaaggtgTCACATATTCCgacacaggagaaaaaaaataagaatcacAGAAGAGCCGCTTCTCTTCTCTTGGATCGGAAAAATGGAACTACCCGCCGCGGGAGAGCACGTCTTTGCGGTGGAGAGCATCGAGAAGAAGCGCAGCAGAAAG GGGAGGGTCGAGTATCTGGTCAAGTGGCGAGGATGGTCTCCAaa ATACAACACGTGGGAACCAGAGGAAAACATCCTGGACCCGAGGCTGCTTGATGCTTTCCAAGACAG AGAACGTCAGGAGCAGCTGATGGGATATCGCAAGAGAGGCCCCAAGCCCAAGCACCTTCTGGTCCAG GTCCCTTCATTTGCACGTAGATCCAGCATTCTGGCCGACCTTCAGGAGGCGTCCCTGGACGAGGACAGCTGTGAGAAGTCCAACCCCATCCAGATGCTCCGTCCCCAGGGCCAGCAGTACCAGCTGAACAGCAAGAAGCACCACCCGTACCAACCGCTGTGCCGGGAGCGCGAGGCTGAGCAGCAGACCAACGGCAAGAAATTCTTCTATCAGCTCAACAGCAAGAAGCACCACCACTACCAGCCAGACCTCAAGGTGCACGAGCCCATGTTTGTCAAGCCCAGAGACGTCAGATCCCCAGAGCTGTCCAACAAAGGGTACAATGTGCCCCCTGTGCTGCAGCAAAAGTGGGTTCGGGACAAAGACTCTGGCTGCCTGACCAAAGTGAAGGATATCACTATGGAGCTGAAGAAACTTCCGGCAGACCTCAATGGCCACAAAGAGCCGGAGAAGGTTAAACCTAAAGAGGACACTTCGCCACAGTCTAATGgtgtcagcagcagcaagcTAAAGATTgtgaagaacaaaaacaagaacgGGCGGATTGTTATCGTCATGAGCAAGTACATGGAAAATGGAATGAAAGCACCTAAAATTAAAAACGGTGAAACTGCAGAAAAGCCGGGGCAAGGAACGGACAGCACGGAGAACAACATTGAAAAGATGAAACTTGTCAAGAATCTCGGCCTCATGAACGGATTTGTGAAAACCCCCAAAGACAAACCAGCTATTCCAAGTTCTGGATTTAACGTAAATCGCCCCAAAGAAAAGGAGCAGTCCCCCAAAGTGGAGCCAACTGCGACAGAACAGGATAAACATGttgaggtcaggggtcaggggCAGCTTCCAGCGGATCAGCTTTTACAATTGACAACCAAGCCTAATCTGCTCTCCCTGCCTTTGGATAGGGGAGTTCCCTCGGCACTGGACAAAAGAGGAACCCAAGGTGGATTTCAAGCTCTAAAGCGACACCTCTCTGACACAGACTGCGAGGAGCATGGGAGTACTAAGAGGTTTTTGACTTCCAGCAGTATCAGTGTTCCTAACATGGTATCTTCACCCGCCCAAAGCATCAGCAACGACCAAAACGGACACGGGGGCCACATCGGCCTGCAGGTCTGTGGGTACGCAGATCAAGACGAACCTATTGATTTGAGCATTGACAAGTCCAGGCCTAAAGCTGCAGCGTCCACAGCGAGCCAgccagcaaaacacacacaagctgaaaCTCTAGCGCACGCAcaggataaaacacacacacaagctgaaaCACATACGATAACGGACTCGCAAACAGAAACGCAGCCCCAGACTGAAACCCAAAGCGCTGCAGAGAAGGTGAGAGTTGATTCATTGTCTGTTTCTAACAATgacaagagaaaagaggagacgTTTCCCTCCTTCCAGCCGTTCCTCGGGAATATAGTGATCACAGACATTACGACAAACTGCCTCACTGTTACATTCAAGGAATACATAACAGTGTGA